A portion of the uncultured Bacteroides sp. genome contains these proteins:
- a CDS encoding dipeptide epimerase, whose protein sequence is MAQNRRDFLKTAAFAAIGSGLVANDVFGNSVPSLFSINKRGKGGKLKLTFQPYDLKLKHVFTVASFSRTTTPDVQVEIEYEGIIGYGEASMPPYLGESVESVMNFLKKVNLEQFNDPFQLEDILAYVDGIMPGNTAAKASVDIALHDLVGKLLGAPWYKIWGLDKAKAPSTTFTIGIDTPDVVREKTLEVAGQFNILKVKLGRDNDKEMIETIRSVCKLPIAVDANQGWKDKHYALDMIHWLKEQGIVMVEQPMPKTQLDDIAWVTQQSPLPIFADESLQRLSDVAKLKDAFTGINIKLMKCTGMREAWKMVTLARALGMRVMVGCMTETSCAVSAAAQFSPAVDFADLDGNLLIANDRFKGMEVVKGKIMLTDLPGIGITKL, encoded by the coding sequence ATGGCTCAAAATAGAAGAGATTTTCTCAAAACGGCTGCTTTTGCGGCTATCGGTTCGGGACTGGTTGCTAACGATGTATTTGGCAATAGCGTACCATCCCTGTTTTCTATCAATAAACGAGGAAAAGGAGGGAAATTGAAGTTAACCTTTCAGCCCTATGATTTAAAGTTGAAACACGTGTTTACCGTGGCCTCTTTTTCCCGTACTACAACGCCTGATGTTCAGGTGGAGATAGAGTATGAGGGCATCATCGGTTATGGTGAAGCTTCTATGCCACCCTATCTGGGAGAATCGGTAGAATCGGTGATGAATTTCTTGAAGAAGGTGAATCTGGAGCAGTTTAATGATCCTTTTCAGCTAGAAGATATTCTGGCTTATGTGGATGGCATTATGCCCGGAAACACAGCCGCCAAAGCATCTGTAGATATAGCACTTCACGATTTGGTGGGTAAATTACTAGGTGCTCCATGGTATAAGATTTGGGGATTGGATAAAGCGAAAGCACCCTCCACAACCTTTACCATTGGTATTGATACACCGGATGTAGTACGTGAAAAAACACTCGAAGTTGCCGGGCAATTCAATATTTTGAAAGTGAAGTTGGGGCGCGACAATGATAAAGAGATGATAGAAACCATTCGTTCGGTGTGCAAGCTTCCTATCGCGGTGGATGCCAATCAGGGATGGAAAGATAAGCATTATGCGCTCGACATGATCCATTGGCTGAAAGAACAAGGCATTGTAATGGTAGAACAGCCGATGCCGAAAACCCAACTTGATGACATAGCATGGGTTACTCAACAAAGTCCGCTACCTATCTTTGCTGATGAGTCTCTGCAACGCCTTAGCGATGTGGCAAAGTTGAAGGATGCTTTTACCGGCATCAACATTAAGCTGATGAAATGTACCGGTATGCGTGAAGCATGGAAGATGGTGACACTAGCTCGTGCGTTGGGCATGAGAGTAATGGTGGGTTGTATGACCGAAACATCTTGTGCTGTCTCTGCTGCTGCACAATTCTCTCCGGCAGTCGACTTTGCCGACTTGGATGGTAACTTGCTCATTGCTAATGATCGTTTCAAAGGAATGGAAGTGGTGAAAGGTAAGATCATGCTTACCGATCTTCCAGGAATTGGTATAACCAAACTGTAA
- a CDS encoding C40 family peptidase: MKKYIPLLLLLVAVPAFVSAADKNEKKLPKEVEEVSDSVRRQFIPDKRVAVFDVNYTVSGKHLIVKGVTTSLEAKSALFSGLKKIRYQIMDSLLLLPDSVSLDGKVFGIVNLSVSNLRAEPDFSAEMMTQALLGMPVKVLQRDGWYRIQTPDDYIAWVNRVGIYPVTKAEYDAWNRADKIVVISHYGFTYQKSDAASQSISDVVAGNRLKWEGTEGDYYKVAYPDGRQAYIAKSISMPEKEWKASVGQDAESIIRTAYTLMGVPYLWAGTSSKGIDCSGFVRTVLFMHNIIIPRDASQQAYVGQHIDIAPDFSNMKPGDLIFFGRKATAEKKERVVHVGIYIGNKKFIHSQGNVHVSSFDPADSEYDEYNLGRMLFGVRILNGIGTPGINTTDTNPYYN, encoded by the coding sequence ATGAAGAAGTATATCCCTCTCTTATTGCTGCTCGTTGCAGTGCCTGCTTTTGTAAGTGCCGCAGATAAAAATGAAAAAAAACTTCCTAAGGAAGTAGAAGAAGTCTCAGATAGTGTACGCAGACAGTTTATTCCGGATAAACGGGTTGCGGTGTTCGATGTTAACTACACTGTATCCGGTAAACACCTTATAGTGAAAGGTGTAACGACTTCTCTCGAAGCCAAATCAGCTTTATTTTCGGGATTGAAGAAGATTAGATATCAGATAATGGATAGTTTGCTGCTGTTGCCCGATAGCGTGTCACTAGATGGTAAGGTGTTTGGCATTGTTAATCTTTCAGTAAGCAACCTTCGTGCGGAACCTGATTTTTCTGCAGAGATGATGACCCAAGCATTGCTGGGTATGCCGGTGAAAGTATTGCAGCGTGATGGTTGGTATCGCATTCAAACGCCCGACGATTACATTGCCTGGGTGAATCGTGTCGGTATTTATCCCGTAACGAAAGCGGAATATGATGCTTGGAATCGCGCCGATAAAATAGTCGTTATTTCGCACTACGGTTTTACTTATCAAAAGTCGGATGCTGCTTCTCAATCTATATCGGATGTAGTAGCAGGCAACCGTTTGAAGTGGGAAGGTACCGAAGGCGATTATTATAAAGTGGCTTATCCCGATGGTCGTCAGGCATACATTGCCAAGTCTATCTCTATGCCCGAGAAGGAATGGAAAGCTTCTGTAGGGCAAGATGCCGAAAGCATTATTCGCACAGCTTATACCTTGATGGGAGTGCCTTACCTGTGGGCCGGTACATCTTCAAAAGGAATTGATTGCAGCGGTTTTGTTCGTACTGTTCTGTTTATGCACAATATAATTATCCCTCGTGATGCTTCTCAGCAAGCGTATGTGGGGCAACATATCGACATTGCACCCGACTTTAGCAATATGAAACCGGGAGACCTTATTTTCTTTGGGCGTAAAGCAACTGCCGAAAAGAAAGAACGGGTGGTGCATGTTGGTATCTATATCGGTAATAAGAAGTTTATTCATTCGCAAGGAAATGTGCACGTCAGCAGTTTTGATCCGGCTGATAGCGAATACGATGAATATAACCTGGGTCGTATGCTTTTTGGCGTTCGTATACTCAATGGTATCGGCACTCCGGGAATTAATACGACTGACACAAACCCTTATTATAATTAA
- a CDS encoding YihY/virulence factor BrkB family protein yields the protein MNKKIKLLWKFLTYDIWRITESEVTRTKFSLYKIIKTLYVCINQFDKDQIANKASALTYSTLLAIVPILAILFAIARGFGFANLMESQVRHGFSGVSNTTEVLLQFVDSYLAQTKSGVFIGVGLVLLLWTVVNLTSSIEYTFNLIWQVKKPRSMYRKITDYFSMFLLLPILIVISGGLSIFMSTALKEMDNFLVLAPIVKFLIRLIPFVLTWFMFTGLYIFMPNTKVKFKHALIAGILAGTAYQAFQFLYIGSQLWVSKYNTIYGSFAAIPMFLLWLQISWTICLFGAELTYAGQNVQNFSFDKDTRNISRRYRDFISILIMSLIAKRFVSNEKPYTAEEISEESHIPIRLTNQTLYQLQEINLIHEVVTDHKSEDIAYQPSIDVNQLSVALLLDKIDTYGSEDFKVDKEEAFLNQWGTLIDSREQYYKNAGQKLLKDL from the coding sequence ATGAATAAAAAAATAAAACTTTTATGGAAATTCCTGACCTACGACATTTGGCGTATAACGGAAAGTGAAGTAACAAGAACCAAGTTCTCGCTCTACAAAATCATCAAAACCCTTTATGTGTGTATTAATCAGTTTGATAAAGACCAGATTGCAAATAAAGCATCTGCATTGACATACAGTACGCTACTCGCTATTGTCCCCATTCTTGCCATATTATTTGCCATCGCTCGCGGGTTTGGTTTTGCTAACCTTATGGAGAGTCAGGTACGCCACGGCTTTAGTGGAGTCAGCAATACAACAGAAGTTCTTCTTCAATTTGTAGACTCTTATCTAGCACAAACCAAAAGCGGAGTATTTATAGGAGTAGGCTTGGTTTTATTGTTGTGGACGGTGGTCAATCTAACCAGCAGTATCGAGTATACTTTCAATCTCATCTGGCAGGTGAAGAAGCCCCGAAGCATGTATCGTAAAATCACTGATTATTTCTCCATGTTTCTATTGCTGCCTATCTTAATAGTTATCTCCGGAGGTTTGAGCATTTTCATGAGTACAGCTCTCAAGGAAATGGATAACTTTTTAGTATTGGCCCCTATCGTCAAGTTTCTGATCAGACTTATTCCCTTTGTTCTTACCTGGTTTATGTTTACCGGTCTCTACATCTTCATGCCAAACACAAAGGTGAAATTCAAGCATGCGCTCATTGCGGGCATTCTTGCGGGAACAGCTTATCAAGCCTTTCAATTCCTCTATATTGGCAGTCAGCTATGGGTATCTAAATATAATACCATATACGGAAGTTTTGCGGCCATACCAATGTTTTTGCTGTGGCTGCAAATATCGTGGACCATCTGTCTTTTTGGTGCCGAACTAACTTATGCGGGACAAAATGTGCAGAACTTTAGTTTTGACAAAGACACTCGCAACATCAGCCGTCGGTATCGTGATTTTATTTCCATTCTTATCATGTCGCTCATAGCCAAACGCTTTGTCAGCAATGAGAAACCCTATACTGCGGAGGAAATATCAGAAGAAAGCCACATCCCTATCCGACTAACCAACCAAACATTATATCAATTGCAGGAGATCAATCTGATTCACGAAGTAGTCACTGATCATAAAAGTGAAGACATAGCCTATCAGCCCTCCATAGATGTCAATCAGCTGAGTGTAGCTCTATTGCTCGACAAAATTGATACGTATGGTTCAGAAGACTTTAAAGTAGACAAAGAAGAAGCATTCTTAAATCAATGGGGAACACTTATTGACTCCAGAGAACAGTATTATAAAAATGCCGGGCAAAAATTACTGAAAGATTTGTAA
- a CDS encoding riboflavin synthase: MFSGIVEEYAEVVSLVKDRENLHLTMKCSFVSELKIDQSISHNGVCLTVVSMTADTYTTTAMKETIECSNIGLLKVGDKVNVERSMMMNGRLDGHIVQGHVDQTATCVNIEDADGSWYFTFKYTFDREMAKRGYMAVDKGSVTVNGVSLTVCNPTDDTFQVAIIPYTYEHTNFHTFEIGSVVNLEFDIIGKYISRMIAL; this comes from the coding sequence ATGTTTTCAGGAATAGTAGAAGAATACGCAGAAGTCGTATCGCTGGTTAAAGACCGGGAAAACCTACACCTCACCATGAAGTGTTCGTTTGTTAGTGAATTAAAGATTGATCAAAGTATATCTCATAATGGTGTTTGCCTCACAGTAGTGAGCATGACGGCAGATACTTACACGACAACTGCCATGAAGGAAACCATTGAATGCTCAAACATCGGATTGCTGAAAGTTGGCGACAAGGTGAACGTGGAGAGAAGTATGATGATGAACGGCCGATTGGACGGACATATCGTTCAGGGACATGTAGACCAAACAGCTACTTGCGTCAACATAGAGGATGCAGATGGAAGTTGGTACTTCACGTTTAAATATACTTTTGACAGAGAGATGGCCAAACGTGGCTATATGGCTGTTGATAAGGGTTCGGTAACAGTGAATGGTGTGAGCCTCACGGTGTGCAATCCTACGGATGACACCTTCCAGGTAGCTATCATTCCTTATACGTACGAACATACTAATTTCCATACGTTCGAAATAGGTAGTGTTGTTAATTTAGAATTTGATATCATCGGCAAATACATCAGCCGCATGATAGCGCTATAA
- the phoU gene encoding phosphate signaling complex protein PhoU encodes MVKFIESELLLLKKEIDEMWTLVYSQLDRAGEAVLTLDKELARQVVVREKRVNAFELKIDSDVEDVIALYNPVAIDLRFVLAMLKINTNLERLGDFAESIARFVINCDEPALDGELLKRLRLEEMQAEVLSMLEITKRALNEESLELATSVFAKDNLLDDINGSVSAVLADYLKDHADNLLPYLNLVSVFRKLERSGDHITNIAEEIVFYIDAKVLKHSGKIDEHYPQK; translated from the coding sequence ATGGTAAAGTTTATAGAATCAGAACTTCTTTTGCTGAAGAAAGAGATAGATGAAATGTGGACGCTTGTCTATAGCCAGCTTGATAGAGCGGGTGAGGCTGTATTGACCCTTGACAAGGAATTGGCACGACAGGTTGTTGTGCGTGAGAAGCGAGTGAATGCCTTCGAACTCAAAATAGATAGTGATGTGGAAGATGTGATTGCTCTTTACAACCCTGTAGCAATAGATCTTCGCTTTGTTCTTGCTATGCTGAAAATCAATACAAATCTGGAGCGTTTGGGTGATTTTGCGGAAAGCATTGCCCGTTTTGTTATTAACTGTGATGAACCGGCTCTTGATGGTGAACTGTTAAAACGTTTGCGATTGGAAGAGATGCAGGCGGAAGTGCTCTCGATGCTCGAAATTACTAAGCGTGCATTGAATGAAGAAAGCCTTGAGCTTGCCACATCTGTTTTTGCAAAAGATAATTTGCTGGATGACATCAATGGAAGTGTGTCTGCTGTGTTGGCTGATTATTTAAAAGATCATGCTGATAACCTATTGCCATATCTTAATTTGGTTAGTGTATTCCGTAAATTGGAGCGTTCGGGAGATCATATCACTAATATTGCCGAAGAAATTGTGTTCTATATTGATGCCAAAGTGCTTAAGCATAGCGGCAAGATTGATGAACATTATCCTCAGAAGTAG
- the pstB gene encoding phosphate ABC transporter ATP-binding protein PstB produces MVNNKITTRDVNFWYGDFHALKNISMLIEEKSVVAFIGPSGCGKSTFLRLFNRMNDLIPGTRMSGEILIDNLNIYEKGVEVDELRKNVGMVFQRPNPFPKSIFENVAYGLRVNGVKDETLIRQRVEETLKGAALWNEVKDKLKESAYALSGGQQQRLCIARAMAVSPSVLLMDEPASALDPISTAKVEELIHELKKEYTIVIVTHNMQQAARVSDKTAFFYLGEMVEFGETKKIFTNPLKEQTQNYITGRFG; encoded by the coding sequence ATGGTAAATAACAAAATTACTACTCGTGATGTTAACTTCTGGTATGGTGATTTTCATGCACTAAAGAACATTAGCATGCTCATAGAAGAGAAATCGGTGGTTGCATTCATCGGACCGTCAGGTTGTGGAAAATCCACTTTCCTGAGACTCTTTAATCGAATGAATGATTTGATACCCGGTACACGCATGTCCGGAGAAATTCTGATAGATAATCTCAATATCTATGAGAAAGGAGTGGAGGTAGATGAGTTGAGAAAGAATGTAGGAATGGTCTTTCAGCGACCCAACCCTTTTCCGAAAAGCATTTTTGAGAATGTGGCATACGGACTTCGTGTGAATGGCGTGAAAGATGAAACGTTAATTCGTCAGCGTGTGGAAGAAACCTTGAAGGGAGCTGCTTTGTGGAATGAGGTGAAAGATAAATTGAAGGAATCAGCTTACGCTCTCTCCGGTGGTCAGCAACAGCGCCTTTGCATTGCCCGTGCCATGGCTGTATCGCCTTCGGTATTGCTAATGGACGAACCTGCATCAGCACTCGACCCCATCTCTACGGCAAAGGTCGAAGAGTTGATTCATGAGCTTAAAAAAGAATACACCATTGTTATTGTGACGCACAACATGCAACAAGCAGCACGTGTTAGCGATAAAACGGCTTTCTTTTATCTGGGAGAAATGGTCGAGTTTGGAGAGACAAAGAAAATTTTCACAAATCCATTAAAAGAACAAACTCAGAACTATATTACCGGAAGATTCGGATAA
- the pstA gene encoding phosphate ABC transporter permease PstA has protein sequence MDNLLIKNSISGSKAKRRSQLIAFGLFRLLSLCVVLILFAILGFIIYKGIGVISWDFITTAPEDGMTGGGIWPAIVGTFYLMIGSALFAFPIGIMSGIYMNEYAPKGKLVRFIRVMTNNLSGIPSIVFGLFGMALFVNYLGFGDSILAGSLTLGLLCLPLVIRTTEEALKAIPDGLREGSRALGATKLQTIWHVVLPMGMPNIITGLILALGRVSGETAPILFTCAAYFLPQLPHSMFDQCMALPYHLYVIATSGTDMEAQLPLAYGTALVLIVIILAVNLLANALRKYFEKKVKTN, from the coding sequence ATGGACAATTTACTTATAAAGAATAGTATCTCCGGATCGAAAGCTAAGCGCAGGTCTCAATTGATAGCATTTGGCCTGTTCCGCTTATTAAGTTTGTGTGTGGTGCTTATCTTATTTGCCATCTTAGGCTTTATTATATATAAAGGTATAGGTGTTATCAGTTGGGACTTCATCACTACGGCTCCTGAAGATGGAATGACGGGCGGAGGCATTTGGCCGGCTATTGTGGGTACTTTCTATTTGATGATTGGTAGCGCGCTTTTTGCTTTTCCAATAGGTATAATGAGTGGTATTTATATGAATGAATATGCGCCTAAAGGTAAGCTTGTGCGATTTATCAGAGTGATGACCAATAACCTGAGTGGAATCCCTTCCATCGTATTTGGACTCTTTGGTATGGCACTCTTTGTCAACTATTTGGGTTTTGGTGACAGCATACTTGCAGGATCTCTTACATTAGGTTTACTATGCCTGCCTCTGGTGATACGTACCACGGAAGAAGCTTTGAAAGCTATTCCGGATGGCTTGCGTGAGGGAAGTCGCGCATTAGGTGCCACAAAATTACAAACGATCTGGCATGTTGTTTTGCCTATGGGCATGCCCAACATCATTACAGGACTTATTCTTGCTCTGGGACGTGTTTCCGGAGAAACGGCTCCGATCCTCTTTACCTGTGCCGCATACTTTTTGCCACAACTGCCTCACAGCATGTTCGATCAGTGCATGGCACTGCCTTATCATTTATATGTTATCGCCACTAGCGGAACGGATATGGAAGCGCAGTTACCTTTAGCCTATGGCACGGCTTTGGTTTTAATCGTAATCATTCTGGCCGTCAATCTGCTGGCAAATGCTTTGCGAAAGTATTTCGAAAAGAAAGTAAAGACAAACTGA
- the pstC gene encoding phosphate ABC transporter permease subunit PstC → MKKYFEKIVAGILTCSGFVTSITIVLIVLFLFTEAFGLFRSKVIEDGYVLALNKGTAVSKLNSAQIKGVFDEEITNWKQLGGKDLPIKVFRLEDITRYYTEAELGDAYEHAGAKICELVEKTPGIIAFVPAQFIVEGSNIHLIKDNTISLTDVLAGAEWFPTATPAPQFGFLPMITGTLWVSLFAILIALPFGLSVSIYMSEVAAPRTRNILKPIIELLSGIPSVVYGFFGLIVIVPFIQKLFDLPVGETGLAGSVVLAIMALPTIITVTEDAMRNCPRAMREASLALGASQWQTIYKVVIPYSISGITSGVVLGIGRAIGETMAVLMVTGNAAVIPTTILEPLRTIPATIAAELGEAPAGGAHYQALFLLGVVLFFITLIINFSVEAISSKRK, encoded by the coding sequence ATGAAGAAGTATTTTGAGAAAATAGTCGCCGGTATACTTACTTGTAGCGGATTCGTAACAAGTATTACCATCGTATTGATTGTCTTGTTTCTGTTTACTGAGGCTTTCGGTTTGTTTAGAAGCAAGGTGATTGAAGATGGGTATGTGCTAGCTTTAAACAAAGGCACTGCTGTAAGTAAGCTGAATTCTGCTCAGATAAAAGGAGTTTTCGATGAAGAAATCACCAATTGGAAGCAGTTAGGTGGGAAAGACTTACCGATTAAAGTTTTCAGGTTGGAAGACATTACCCGATATTATACAGAAGCAGAGCTGGGTGATGCTTATGAACATGCAGGAGCTAAAATTTGCGAGTTAGTTGAAAAAACGCCCGGAATCATCGCCTTTGTTCCTGCCCAGTTTATTGTTGAAGGCAGCAATATACATTTAATTAAGGATAATACTATATCCCTTACAGATGTACTAGCAGGAGCAGAATGGTTTCCTACGGCTACACCGGCCCCACAATTTGGCTTTTTACCAATGATAACAGGTACTTTATGGGTCAGTCTGTTTGCCATATTGATTGCTTTGCCATTCGGTTTGTCGGTATCGATCTATATGTCCGAAGTTGCTGCACCTCGTACACGTAATATTCTCAAACCTATCATTGAATTACTCAGTGGCATTCCTTCTGTTGTCTATGGCTTCTTTGGACTCATTGTCATTGTGCCGTTCATACAGAAACTTTTCGATTTGCCTGTGGGTGAAACCGGATTGGCTGGTAGTGTGGTACTTGCTATCATGGCTTTGCCTACGATTATTACGGTCACTGAAGACGCCATGCGCAATTGTCCTCGGGCTATGCGCGAAGCTAGTTTGGCTCTTGGTGCTTCTCAGTGGCAGACGATTTATAAAGTAGTCATCCCTTATTCTATTTCAGGCATTACGTCAGGAGTGGTGTTGGGCATCGGTCGAGCCATTGGCGAAACAATGGCGGTGCTGATGGTAACGGGTAATGCTGCTGTGATTCCTACCACTATTCTCGAACCTTTGCGAACCATCCCTGCCACGATTGCAGCGGAATTGGGTGAAGCTCCCGCCGGGGGGGCACACTATCAGGCTTTGTTTTTGCTAGGTGTGGTACTGTTTTTCATTACTTTGATTATAAACTTTAGCGTTGAAGCCATTTCTTCAAAGAGAAAATAA
- a CDS encoding phosphate ABC transporter substrate-binding protein, with protein sequence MKAKNLLVFVFAIYAIAAQAQRIKGSDTVLPVSQQTAERYMKLHPEARVTVTGGGSGVGISALLDNTTDIAMASRGIKFSEKMKLKKAQQNATEVIIAYDALAVVVHPSNPVRRLTRTQLEAIFRGKITNWMQVGGDDRKIVVYSRETSSGTYEFFKENVLKNKNYMSSSLSMPATGAIIQSVSQTKGAIGYVGLAYLSPRVKAIQVSYDGKNFVAPSVENATKKLYPIVRPLFFYYNSHNKQLVDPFIHFVLSPEGQEIIKKSGYIPVH encoded by the coding sequence ATGAAAGCTAAAAACCTACTCGTATTTGTATTTGCGATTTATGCTATTGCAGCTCAGGCACAGCGCATAAAAGGTAGTGACACTGTGCTACCGGTCTCTCAGCAAACGGCCGAACGCTACATGAAACTTCATCCCGAAGCCAGAGTAACTGTTACCGGAGGAGGTAGCGGTGTAGGAATATCGGCCTTGTTAGATAATACAACGGATATAGCGATGGCTTCCCGAGGAATAAAGTTTAGCGAAAAGATGAAACTCAAAAAAGCTCAACAGAACGCTACAGAAGTGATTATTGCTTATGATGCCTTGGCGGTGGTTGTGCATCCGTCGAACCCGGTAAGACGACTTACACGGACCCAACTGGAAGCCATCTTTCGAGGTAAAATAACCAATTGGATGCAAGTGGGAGGTGATGATCGTAAGATCGTGGTCTATTCACGCGAAACCTCTTCGGGTACTTACGAGTTCTTCAAAGAAAACGTGCTTAAAAACAAAAACTATATGAGTAGTAGTCTTTCTATGCCTGCTACAGGAGCTATTATTCAATCGGTGAGCCAAACAAAAGGAGCAATCGGTTACGTGGGATTGGCTTATCTTTCACCAAGAGTAAAAGCCATACAAGTATCTTACGACGGTAAGAATTTTGTAGCACCTTCTGTAGAAAACGCAACGAAAAAACTATACCCTATTGTACGACCACTTTTTTTCTACTACAATAGCCACAACAAACAACTGGTAGATCCTTTTATACACTTCGTTCTTTCGCCCGAGGGACAGGAGATTATAAAAAAGAGCGGATATATTCCGGTGCACTAG
- a CDS encoding glutamine--tRNA ligase/YqeY domain fusion protein, with the protein MTDIKEESGEKKSLNFIEQAIESDLKEGKNAGKIQTRFPPEPNGYLHIGHAKAICMDFGVAKKYGGICNLRFDDTNPVKEDTEYVDSIMEDIQWMGFQWENIYYASDYFQQLWDFAVELIKQGKAYIDEQTAEEIAKQKGTPTQAGTESPYRNRPMEENLTLFNKMNTGEIEEGAMVLRAKIDMANPNMHFRDPIIYRVIKHPHHRTGDAWKAYPMYDFAHGQSDYFEGVTHSICTLEFEVHRPLYDYFVNELKETPLAGEAGYRPRQMEFNRLNLTYTVMSKRKLLTLVKEGLVSGWDDPRMPTICGYRRRGYSPESIRKFIDMIGYTKYEALNDVSLLEAALREDLNTRATRVSAVLNPVKLVITNYPEGQVEEMEAINNPENPESGMHHIQFSRELWMEREDFMEDAPKKFFRMAPGQEVRLKNAYIVKCTGCKKDDNGEITEIYCEYDPHTRSGMPESNRKVKGTLHWVSCSHCLPAEVRLYDRLFKIENPGAEVDSDFRELLNSESLTILTNCYVEKYLSDLKPYSYLQFQRIGYFNIDKESTPNKLIFNRTVGLKDTWGKINNNPQK; encoded by the coding sequence ATGACGGATATTAAAGAAGAATCAGGCGAAAAGAAAAGCCTTAATTTTATCGAGCAGGCCATAGAGAGTGATCTAAAAGAGGGAAAAAATGCGGGAAAGATACAGACCCGATTCCCACCTGAGCCCAACGGGTATCTCCATATCGGTCATGCCAAAGCTATTTGCATGGATTTCGGCGTGGCAAAAAAATATGGAGGAATATGCAATCTACGCTTCGATGACACTAATCCGGTAAAAGAAGATACCGAATATGTAGACTCTATCATGGAAGATATTCAATGGATGGGCTTCCAATGGGAAAACATCTATTATGCTTCCGACTACTTTCAACAACTGTGGGACTTTGCCGTGGAACTTATAAAACAAGGTAAGGCGTATATAGATGAACAAACTGCTGAAGAGATAGCCAAACAAAAAGGTACTCCTACGCAAGCAGGTACTGAAAGCCCCTACCGTAATCGTCCGATGGAGGAGAATCTGACTCTTTTCAATAAAATGAATACGGGAGAAATTGAAGAAGGAGCCATGGTGCTACGTGCCAAAATAGATATGGCCAACCCTAACATGCACTTCCGTGACCCTATCATCTATCGGGTGATCAAGCATCCGCACCATCGCACCGGTGATGCATGGAAAGCCTATCCGATGTACGACTTCGCTCATGGACAAAGTGATTATTTCGAAGGTGTCACCCACTCCATCTGCACGCTGGAATTTGAAGTGCACCGTCCCTTGTACGATTACTTTGTAAACGAATTGAAAGAGACTCCTTTGGCCGGAGAGGCCGGATATCGCCCTCGGCAAATGGAATTCAACCGATTAAACCTGACATATACAGTAATGAGTAAACGCAAATTACTTACACTGGTTAAAGAAGGATTAGTGAGCGGATGGGATGATCCTCGTATGCCGACTATTTGCGGATACCGCCGACGAGGTTATTCTCCCGAATCTATCCGGAAGTTTATTGATATGATAGGCTATACAAAATATGAAGCATTAAATGATGTTTCATTGCTTGAAGCGGCACTACGTGAAGATCTAAACACACGTGCTACCCGTGTTTCCGCCGTGCTGAATCCGGTTAAGCTTGTCATCACCAATTACCCCGAAGGGCAAGTGGAAGAAATGGAAGCAATCAACAACCCCGAAAATCCGGAATCGGGCATGCACCACATCCAATTTAGCCGCGAGCTTTGGATGGAACGCGAAGACTTCATGGAAGATGCTCCAAAGAAATTCTTCAGAATGGCCCCCGGACAGGAAGTACGCTTAAAAAACGCTTATATCGTAAAATGCACAGGATGCAAGAAAGACGACAATGGCGAAATAACGGAAATTTACTGCGAATACGATCCTCATACCCGCAGTGGTATGCCCGAGAGTAATCGTAAAGTGAAAGGTACTCTTCATTGGGTAAGCTGCTCGCATTGTCTACCGGCAGAAGTTCGGTTGTACGATCGTCTATTCAAAATAGAAAACCCAGGTGCTGAAGTTGATTCCGACTTCCGTGAACTTTTAAATTCCGAGTCGCTTACAATATTGACAAATTGCTACGTAGAGAAGTATTTGAGCGATCTAAAGCCCTATTCTTATCTTCAATTTCAACGCATCGGTTATTTCAATATAGACAAAGAATCAACACCCAACAAACTTATATTCAACCGCACAGTCGGCTTAAAAGATACTTGGGGAAAAATAAACAATAACCCGCAAAAATAG